AGGTGGGCGACCCCTTCAAGGAAAAACTACTTCTCGAGGCTTGCCTCGAACTCATGGCCAACGGCGCGGTCGTCGGCATCCAGGACATGGGGGCGGCCGGCCTTACGAGTTCCTCAGTTGAAATGGCGGGACGCGCCGGGACAGGGCTCATCCTCCGGCTGGACGGGGTACCCGCGCGCGAGGAGGGTATGACGCCCTACGAATTCATGCTCTCTGAGAGCCAGGAGCGAATGCTCCTTGTGGCGGAGCGGGGGCGTGAGGCCGAGGTGCGTGAAATTTTTGAGCGCTGGGATTTGCCCATAGCCATCGTAGGCGAGGTGACGGACGATGGCCGCTTGCGCGTGGAGTCGGGGGGCGAGGTGTTCGCAGATCTTCCGGTAGACGTGCTAACGGACGAGGCGCCGGTTTATGATCGCCCCATGTCTCCGGCCCGAGAGCTTCCGGCAACCGATCCGCTTGAAACCATCCCCGAGGAAACAGACCTGGGCGAGTCGCTTCTAAAACTTATGGGCGGCATGAGCCAGGGACAAAAAACACCCATATGGCGCCAGTACGACTATATGGTTCGCACAAATACACTGGCGGGGCCCGGAGGTGACGCCGCTTTGGTGAGAATCAAGGGGACAAAAAAATCACTGGCCCTCACCACGGATGGAAATGCCCGCTACTGCATGCTCGATGCTCATACGGGTGGCGCTCTCGCCGTGGCCGAGGCGGCGCGGAATATCAGCTGCACCGGCGCAACGCCGCTCGCTATGACGAACTGCCTCAACTTCGGGAACCCGGAGAACCCGGCGGTCATGGCCCAATTCTCGTCCGCTGTTGAAGGCATGTCCGAGGCATGCCGGGCGCTTGGAGTGCCGGTCGTATCGGGGAACGTGAGCTTTTACAACGAAACCCACGGCGAGGATATTTACCCCACCCCGATTGTCGGGATGGTGGGATTGATCGAGGACTCCCAAAAACGGGCCACTCAAGGATTTGTCCGCGAAGGAGATGTCATCGCCCTGCTTCACCCGGCGGCGGAGCTTCCACTGTCCAAGGGGGGGGCGCATGAGTACGTCTGGGTGCTCTCGG
This sequence is a window from Nitrospinaceae bacterium. Protein-coding genes within it:
- the purL gene encoding phosphoribosylformylglycinamidine synthase subunit PurL encodes the protein GVGNPLIYVGATTGRDGIHGASMASAGFDETAAEKRPTVQVGDPFKEKLLLEACLELMANGAVVGIQDMGAAGLTSSSVEMAGRAGTGLILRLDGVPAREEGMTPYEFMLSESQERMLLVAERGREAEVREIFERWDLPIAIVGEVTDDGRLRVESGGEVFADLPVDVLTDEAPVYDRPMSPARELPATDPLETIPEETDLGESLLKLMGGMSQGQKTPIWRQYDYMVRTNTLAGPGGDAALVRIKGTKKSLALTTDGNARYCMLDAHTGGALAVAEAARNISCTGATPLAMTNCLNFGNPENPAVMAQFSSAVEGMSEACRALGVPVVSGNVSFYNETHGEDIYPTPIVGMVGLIEDSQKRATQGFVREGDVIALLHPAAELPLSKGGAHEYVWVLSGREGGAAPAISLESEAFVQDLCRKAIASGLLGSAHDLSDGGLGVALAECALSSRGGGLGANIRLPECGGRLDGIFFGEVASRILVSASPDAFVQLRKMAESHEVGCYQIGQVAAGSLRVEAPDGAIAMELELDNLMAAWSGALGELL